A single region of the Enterococcus mundtii genome encodes:
- a CDS encoding siderophore ABC transporter substrate-binding protein: protein MKKTVLGFLVIASLGLAACGNNEAQTSETKASSTVTTDTMLTVKDSNGESVEVQQNPEKVVVFDNGSLDTLDALGVGDKVIGAATKNLPAYLEKYQEVESAGGIKEPDLEKINEMQPDLIIISGRQSDYQEQLSQIAPTLYLAMDAEKPWESMQENVTTLAKIFDKEKEAEEKLTDLTKQIDEVKEKASALDQTALVTLVNEGQLSAYGSGSRFGLVHDLFGFKQADDQIEASTHGQSVSYEYVLEKNPGILFVIDRTKAIGGDTSNDNVAANELVAQTDAGKNDQVISLQPDVWYLSGGGLESMNLMIEDVNQALK, encoded by the coding sequence ATGAAGAAAACAGTTTTAGGATTTTTAGTCATAGCATCATTAGGATTAGCAGCATGTGGAAATAACGAAGCACAAACGAGTGAAACAAAAGCATCAAGTACTGTCACAACGGATACAATGTTGACAGTCAAAGATAGCAATGGTGAGTCTGTAGAAGTGCAACAAAACCCTGAGAAAGTTGTAGTGTTCGACAATGGATCATTAGATACGCTTGATGCATTAGGTGTTGGAGACAAAGTCATAGGAGCGGCAACTAAAAATTTACCTGCTTACTTAGAAAAATATCAAGAAGTTGAATCTGCTGGAGGAATCAAAGAACCAGATTTGGAAAAAATCAATGAGATGCAACCAGATTTGATTATTATTTCCGGTCGTCAAAGTGATTATCAGGAACAGTTGAGCCAAATTGCCCCAACACTATATTTAGCAATGGATGCAGAAAAGCCATGGGAATCGATGCAAGAAAATGTGACAACATTGGCAAAGATTTTTGATAAAGAAAAAGAAGCAGAAGAAAAATTAACAGATTTAACGAAACAAATCGATGAAGTGAAAGAGAAAGCCAGCGCGCTTGATCAAACAGCTTTAGTTACTTTAGTGAATGAAGGGCAACTTTCAGCATATGGTTCAGGTTCACGTTTCGGACTCGTTCATGATTTATTTGGCTTTAAACAAGCCGATGATCAAATCGAGGCGTCTACACATGGTCAAAGTGTTTCTTATGAATATGTTTTAGAGAAGAACCCAGGGATTTTATTTGTGATTGATCGTACCAAAGCAATTGGTGGAGATACAAGCAACGATAACGTAGCTGCCAATGAATTAGTGGCACAAACAGATGCCGGTAAAAATGATCAAGTAATTTCATTGCAACCAGATGTATGGTATTTGAGTGGTGGTGGACTTGAATCAATGAACTTGATGATTGAAGATGTCAATCAAGCGCTAAAATAA
- a CDS encoding GNAT family N-acetyltransferase, whose product MELLINRNLVFAENRVIETERLILRPITLEDVEDIFEYAHDVETTRFVFPRHQSIEDTKISVANFFMASPLGKYAIEWKENRKMIGTIDLRIQEGDDTAELGYALNKKYWGKGIMPEAGKALLKLGFEKMDLVRIFAYHNTKNSKSGRVMDKLGMREEAVIPDAKREKGEIISIVLKGITKKAWLEGHPKTS is encoded by the coding sequence ATGGAATTATTGATCAATCGAAACTTAGTGTTTGCAGAAAATCGTGTCATAGAAACGGAACGTCTGATTTTAAGACCAATCACATTGGAAGACGTAGAAGATATATTTGAATATGCCCATGATGTAGAAACGACCCGCTTTGTTTTCCCTCGACATCAGTCGATCGAAGATACAAAAATCAGTGTTGCGAATTTTTTTATGGCATCACCGCTTGGAAAATATGCTATTGAATGGAAAGAAAACCGCAAGATGATTGGTACGATCGATTTGCGGATACAAGAAGGCGATGATACGGCTGAATTAGGTTACGCTTTAAATAAAAAGTATTGGGGAAAAGGAATCATGCCGGAAGCTGGAAAAGCGCTTCTGAAATTGGGCTTTGAAAAAATGGATCTCGTAAGGATCTTTGCTTATCATAATACGAAAAATAGTAAATCGGGACGAGTGATGGACAAGTTAGGAATGAGAGAAGAAGCTGTGATTCCTGATGCAAAACGAGAAAAAGGAGAAATTATTTCAATCGTTCTTAAAGGAATTACCAAAAAAGCTTGGTTGGAAGGTCACCCAAAAACAAGTTAG
- a CDS encoding iron-sulfur cluster biosynthesis family protein: MEFIVSKEAEELLRGKVNDNEQLLLDVEDGDGPFANSRITCQIDTSFRLIIVEKETSADLSLYSEVVDTQMGPIKIKKSALVYLDNPTTLAVEPTYKSLQLKGPGGIIKNNLQIVTSTI, translated from the coding sequence ATGGAATTTATCGTATCAAAAGAAGCGGAAGAACTGCTTCGTGGAAAAGTGAATGACAATGAACAATTATTGCTAGATGTAGAAGACGGAGATGGACCATTTGCGAATAGCCGGATCACTTGCCAAATCGATACTTCTTTTCGTCTGATTATTGTAGAAAAAGAAACATCGGCAGATCTAAGCTTATATTCTGAAGTAGTCGATACCCAAATGGGACCAATCAAAATCAAGAAAAGCGCACTCGTTTATTTGGATAATCCGACGACGTTAGCAGTAGAACCAACTTACAAGAGTCTGCAACTGAAAGGACCAGGAGGAATCATCAAAAATAACCTCCAAATCGTCACATCAACTATCTAA
- a CDS encoding metallophosphoesterase produces the protein MGNLAIISDLHVDINQFGEAELMLLWEVLQQKKITRLHLAGDTANKVDRCVAVAEFFAERLPTTFHFGNHELADVTGEAMISHFPDVHFLNERYIPLNEKTVLLGINGWYDYQFSEEKDVKKIVRMKRLYWYDRLIERDGTDLEVNDRVVEATRSLLDTLHKKKMNVILSTHFVPKQEFIVYQNAPYERWNQLNAFLGSASFGKLLDQYDNLQQVVFGHTHRRFEDKVLQGTTYSCRPFGYYYEWQLTRDFIDEYQLIDRYNPMKLRVLLRTHRPEFKEYQLQHLKKEFEQAVTVIAY, from the coding sequence ATGGGAAATTTAGCGATCATCAGTGACTTACATGTGGACATCAATCAATTTGGCGAAGCTGAATTAATGCTCTTATGGGAAGTCTTACAACAAAAAAAGATTACTCGGCTTCATTTGGCTGGGGATACCGCCAATAAAGTCGATCGTTGTGTCGCAGTCGCTGAATTTTTTGCAGAGCGACTACCAACGACTTTCCATTTTGGCAATCATGAGTTAGCCGATGTTACTGGCGAAGCAATGATCAGTCATTTTCCAGACGTCCATTTTTTGAATGAGCGCTATATTCCATTAAATGAGAAAACCGTGTTATTAGGCATCAACGGTTGGTATGATTACCAATTCTCAGAAGAAAAAGACGTGAAGAAAATCGTTCGGATGAAGCGTTTGTACTGGTATGACCGCTTGATTGAGCGAGATGGAACGGATCTAGAAGTGAATGATCGAGTAGTAGAAGCAACACGATCATTATTGGATACGCTACACAAAAAGAAAATGAATGTGATCTTATCAACCCATTTTGTCCCAAAACAAGAATTCATTGTTTACCAAAACGCGCCTTATGAACGTTGGAACCAACTCAATGCGTTCTTAGGTTCAGCTTCATTTGGAAAACTACTCGATCAATACGATAATCTTCAACAAGTCGTCTTTGGGCATACACATCGACGGTTTGAGGATAAAGTACTCCAAGGAACGACGTATAGTTGTCGGCCGTTTGGCTATTATTACGAATGGCAATTGACACGAGATTTTATCGATGAATATCAATTGATTGATCGTTACAATCCAATGAAATTACGCGTATTATTACGAACGCATCGTCCAGAATTTAAAGAATACCAGTTACAACATTTAAAAAAAGAGTTTGAACAAGCAGTAACAGTGATTGCTTACTGA
- a CDS encoding MIP/aquaporin family protein, whose protein sequence is MDYSLMTRLAAELLGTALLIVLGNGAVANVDLKGTKGYGSDWMLIAVGYGFGVMMPAMIFGGISGNHINPAFTIALASNGLFPWAEVVPYIVAQLLGAALGQLIVVACYKPYYDQTEDVNHVLGTFSTINSVGSKFNGFVNEFFGSFVLFFGALGITKAPFFQDNLGTAHLALGFLVWTLVASLGGPTGPGLNPARDFAPRLVHALLPLKHKGSSQWDYAWVPVIAPICAGVVAVFVYKALFMA, encoded by the coding sequence ATGGATTATTCACTTATGACCCGTCTAGCGGCGGAACTACTTGGTACAGCATTATTGATCGTTTTAGGTAATGGTGCTGTCGCAAACGTAGATTTAAAAGGAACAAAAGGATATGGCAGTGACTGGATGCTGATTGCTGTTGGTTATGGTTTTGGTGTGATGATGCCAGCAATGATTTTTGGTGGCATTAGCGGAAATCATATCAATCCGGCATTTACGATCGCTTTAGCCTCTAATGGTTTATTCCCTTGGGCAGAAGTCGTGCCTTATATCGTTGCACAATTACTTGGAGCAGCTCTTGGACAATTGATCGTGGTCGCTTGTTATAAACCTTACTATGATCAAACTGAAGATGTAAACCATGTCTTAGGAACTTTCTCAACTATCAACAGTGTTGGTTCTAAATTCAATGGTTTCGTCAACGAATTCTTCGGTTCATTCGTTTTATTCTTTGGCGCGTTAGGTATCACAAAAGCACCTTTCTTCCAAGATAACTTAGGAACAGCTCACTTAGCTCTTGGTTTCTTAGTTTGGACATTGGTCGCTTCACTAGGTGGTCCTACAGGCCCTGGATTGAACCCAGCACGTGACTTTGCACCTCGTTTGGTTCATGCGTTGTTACCATTGAAACATAAAGGTTCTTCACAATGGGATTACGCTTGGGTTCCAGTTATTGCACCAATTTGTGCCGGTGTTGTAGCAGTATTTGTCTACAAAGCATTATTTATGGCATAA
- a CDS encoding helix-turn-helix domain-containing protein, which produces MYLSSEYLKRFDKDLYYKVLLLESFEDQVGHTAAQLAQKVQLDARSVTRYLVELIKNYQLFSGKEQSLFTKNHRSGYHFYDSLDPIERERFLIYLVQSTLKYQLLHDIFFEEFHTLYQFSQKHYISESTAHRKINDWKEQFSRYGIQLKRGSYIACGEEEIIRLYLHMTFWQLFRGKVWPFETIPQQDVKQIADQILQFFDVRLNEIKKRRLEYMLGAFFLRKSQKHFVVLNNKKRQLIEKNPLFEAFSQWMAPFFPNYFQGKEELGALFLVLMTREEYYQSSGIRKQIFAFHRKQQTAPFIALLEMKNALAAYCEEKQLTEESFTKEAENYLLSSHLFAYLFPHAKEMVDGEGSNFSRHFVSENESLKQWLLNFFNRATQRADEWVYENATFLMRRYLTVLKTMRVFDRQLPKVTILLMTDFPLFEEELLKENLRYFFREEYQLYFLPADYRGREVDLLLSTSKIHRKPWADLDYFIVTDELELSDYIRLFDKIKEIQIKKERKNHDI; this is translated from the coding sequence TTGTATTTGTCTTCTGAGTACTTAAAACGTTTTGACAAAGACTTATATTACAAGGTGCTCTTACTCGAAAGCTTTGAGGATCAGGTAGGGCACACAGCGGCACAACTTGCACAAAAGGTTCAACTAGACGCACGAAGTGTAACCAGATATTTAGTTGAATTGATCAAAAATTATCAATTATTCAGTGGAAAAGAGCAATCTTTATTTACGAAGAATCATCGATCGGGTTATCATTTCTATGATTCTCTGGATCCTATTGAACGTGAACGCTTTTTGATTTACCTCGTGCAAAGTACGCTTAAATACCAGCTATTGCACGACATTTTTTTTGAAGAATTTCATACGCTCTATCAATTCTCACAAAAGCATTATATTAGTGAGTCAACTGCTCATCGGAAAATCAATGATTGGAAAGAACAATTTTCGAGGTATGGTATCCAACTCAAAAGAGGAAGCTATATTGCGTGTGGGGAAGAAGAAATCATTCGATTATACCTACATATGACTTTTTGGCAGTTATTTCGTGGTAAAGTTTGGCCCTTCGAAACTATTCCACAACAGGACGTCAAACAAATTGCTGACCAGATTTTACAGTTTTTTGATGTTCGGTTGAATGAGATCAAGAAACGGCGATTAGAGTATATGTTAGGTGCATTTTTCTTACGTAAATCACAAAAACATTTCGTGGTTTTAAATAATAAAAAACGACAGTTGATTGAAAAAAATCCACTCTTTGAAGCATTCAGTCAGTGGATGGCGCCTTTTTTTCCAAACTATTTCCAAGGGAAAGAAGAATTAGGTGCACTATTTCTAGTGCTGATGACCAGAGAAGAATACTATCAATCGTCAGGAATCCGTAAGCAGATTTTTGCTTTTCACCGAAAACAACAAACCGCTCCTTTTATAGCTCTATTAGAAATGAAGAATGCGTTAGCAGCATACTGTGAAGAAAAGCAGTTGACCGAGGAATCATTCACCAAAGAAGCAGAGAACTATTTGCTAAGTAGTCATCTGTTCGCGTACTTGTTTCCTCATGCGAAGGAAATGGTTGATGGGGAAGGTAGCAATTTTTCTAGACACTTCGTTAGTGAAAATGAGTCATTGAAACAATGGTTGCTGAATTTTTTCAATCGTGCAACACAACGTGCAGACGAGTGGGTCTATGAGAATGCGACTTTCTTGATGCGAAGGTATCTAACCGTGTTAAAAACGATGCGTGTTTTTGATCGACAATTACCAAAAGTCACTATTTTACTGATGACAGACTTTCCTCTTTTTGAAGAAGAATTACTAAAAGAAAACCTAAGGTACTTTTTCAGAGAGGAGTATCAGTTGTACTTTTTACCAGCGGATTATCGAGGAAGAGAGGTCGATCTATTACTATCCACAAGCAAGATCCATCGCAAACCTTGGGCGGATCTAGACTATTTCATCGTCACAGATGAACTTGAACTCTCGGATTATATCCGTTTATTTGATAAAATCAAAGAAATCCAAATAAAGAAAGAGAGAAAAAATCATGACATTTGA
- a CDS encoding DUF2829 domain-containing protein, translating into MTFEEVLPQLKTGAKVIRKGWSGFELYVVLVSDDEFDGCPVTPYFLIKTSDEGFSSFAPTVCDILAEDWMIVE; encoded by the coding sequence ATGACATTTGAAGAAGTATTGCCACAGTTAAAAACAGGTGCAAAGGTTATTAGAAAAGGTTGGAGTGGATTTGAATTATATGTTGTTCTAGTATCCGATGATGAATTTGATGGTTGTCCAGTAACGCCTTATTTTCTGATCAAAACGAGCGACGAAGGATTTTCTAGCTTTGCGCCAACCGTTTGCGATATTCTAGCAGAAGATTGGATGATCGTTGAATGA
- a CDS encoding 3-oxoacyl-ACP reductase, producing MTNHYPDLASQVVFVTGAAQGIGAAQAEAFLNQGAKVFGVDLKLGKMEELAIKYPTHFISFLGDISQKEVIEQAVTTCHEKVGDISILLNTAGILDGYKPLLDTDETLWNRIYEVNVRSLFRLTKQVLPDMLEQQTGTIINMASIAGMVAGGGGIAYTSAKHAIIGFTKQLALDYAAQGIRVKAIAPGAIQTPMNAADFAGDGEMAKWVAEETPVKRWAQPEEVAELTLFLATPQASYIHGAIVPIDGGWLLK from the coding sequence ATGACGAATCATTATCCGGACTTAGCGAGTCAAGTCGTCTTTGTGACAGGTGCCGCTCAAGGAATCGGTGCTGCACAAGCAGAAGCTTTTTTAAATCAAGGAGCGAAAGTATTTGGTGTGGATTTGAAATTAGGTAAGATGGAAGAACTAGCCATAAAATATCCTACGCATTTTATCTCATTTCTCGGTGATATTTCACAAAAAGAAGTGATTGAACAAGCGGTCACTACGTGTCATGAAAAAGTCGGCGATATTTCAATCTTATTGAATACCGCAGGGATTCTTGATGGCTACAAGCCTTTATTAGACACAGACGAAACACTTTGGAATCGGATCTATGAGGTCAACGTAAGAAGTCTCTTTCGATTAACAAAACAAGTGTTGCCTGATATGCTCGAACAGCAAACGGGAACGATCATCAATATGGCCTCCATTGCAGGTATGGTGGCTGGCGGTGGTGGGATCGCGTATACGAGTGCCAAACATGCCATTATTGGGTTCACAAAGCAATTAGCCCTTGATTATGCTGCGCAAGGGATACGTGTAAAAGCCATCGCACCAGGCGCCATCCAAACACCGATGAATGCAGCTGATTTTGCAGGTGACGGAGAGATGGCCAAATGGGTCGCAGAAGAAACGCCTGTTAAGCGTTGGGCACAGCCGGAAGAAGTGGCAGAATTGACGTTATTTCTTGCGACGCCTCAAGCGAGTTATATCCATGGAGCAATCGTTCCAATCGATGGTGGATGGTTGCTTAAATAG
- a CDS encoding DUF998 domain-containing protein, whose protein sequence is MKVIDWLMPLGMVSVVAYFVHVFLGQYLWESYDPITTDISSLTAVGAPNANLLNMILLIYGIGFLLFVIGMVVNAFEKYHGMTRIGYLIFLVMASTTVVGYKLFPLTGDKADMNSQNTMHIVVTIIVVFTTISSLFLIGFGYLKQEKLRTLGKICIATAILITFFGALNPIGMAQGWNILGLTERMVIFPLQAFVFFLSFIYTTNNKLIVKNEMV, encoded by the coding sequence ATGAAAGTGATCGATTGGTTGATGCCTCTTGGAATGGTTAGTGTAGTTGCTTATTTTGTACATGTGTTTCTTGGGCAATACCTTTGGGAATCATATGATCCAATCACGACAGACATCAGTTCTTTAACCGCCGTTGGTGCGCCAAATGCGAATTTATTGAATATGATCCTGCTTATCTATGGTATAGGCTTTTTACTGTTTGTCATTGGAATGGTCGTGAACGCCTTTGAAAAGTATCATGGGATGACTCGGATCGGTTATCTGATTTTTCTTGTGATGGCAAGCACTACAGTGGTAGGCTATAAACTATTTCCATTGACAGGCGATAAGGCGGATATGAATTCCCAAAATACGATGCATATTGTTGTGACGATCATTGTCGTATTTACTACTATATCGTCTTTATTCCTTATTGGATTTGGTTATCTTAAACAAGAAAAACTACGTACGTTAGGAAAAATATGTATTGCTACCGCCATATTGATCACTTTTTTTGGCGCATTGAATCCAATTGGAATGGCACAAGGATGGAATATTTTAGGGTTGACGGAGCGAATGGTGATCTTCCCACTGCAAGCCTTTGTTTTCTTTCTGTCCTTCATCTATACGACGAATAATAAGCTGATAGTGAAAAATGAAATGGTATAA
- a CDS encoding biotin transporter BioY, with product MTKSLKELILVAEFAAIIAVLSQFVIPLGLIPLTGQTFAIGLTATFLGKRAGTLAVCMYLLLGLIGLPVFSGMTGGMGILFGPSGGYLFGFILQSFVIGWWIEKTNSRFFHAWCANLFGSLLALSVGTLWLSFSSHLSIQTALLSGFFPFLLPELLKSTGAAYVGTTLRKRLRFNIQKLV from the coding sequence ATGACAAAATCATTAAAAGAACTTATACTCGTTGCCGAATTTGCTGCAATCATTGCAGTTCTCTCACAATTTGTTATTCCATTAGGATTGATTCCACTTACTGGTCAGACTTTTGCGATTGGCTTGACCGCCACGTTTCTTGGGAAACGTGCTGGTACTCTCGCAGTTTGTATGTACCTCTTATTAGGCTTGATCGGACTTCCCGTCTTTTCTGGCATGACTGGGGGAATGGGCATCTTATTCGGACCATCTGGTGGCTACCTTTTTGGTTTTATTCTTCAGTCTTTCGTAATTGGTTGGTGGATTGAGAAGACTAATTCTCGCTTTTTCCATGCTTGGTGTGCCAATCTATTTGGCTCTCTTCTTGCTTTATCTGTAGGAACTCTTTGGTTATCGTTTAGTAGTCATTTGTCTATTCAAACTGCTCTATTGAGTGGGTTCTTCCCCTTCTTGTTACCAGAGTTGCTCAAAAGTACGGGAGCAGCTTATGTTGGCACTACTTTAAGAAAAAGATTACGATTCAACATTCAAAAATTAGTTTAA
- the rpsD gene encoding 30S ribosomal protein S4, with translation MSRYTGPSWKISRRLGISLSGTGKELARRPYAPGQHGPNSRGKQSEYGMQLTEKQKLRHMYGMNERQFRNLFVKASKIKEGKHGVNFMILLEQRLDNVVYRLGLATTRRQARQLVNHGHIMVDGKRVDIPSYHVAVGQVISVREKSQNISTVKEAVEATVGRPAFVSFDAEKLEGSLTRLPERDELYPEIDEALVVEYYNQSL, from the coding sequence ATGTCTCGTTATACAGGACCATCATGGAAAATTTCTCGTCGCCTAGGTATTTCATTATCTGGCACAGGAAAAGAATTAGCACGTCGCCCTTACGCTCCAGGTCAACATGGACCAAACAGCCGTGGCAAACAATCAGAATACGGTATGCAATTAACTGAAAAACAAAAATTACGTCATATGTACGGTATGAACGAACGTCAATTCCGTAACTTGTTCGTTAAAGCAAGCAAAATCAAAGAAGGTAAACACGGGGTTAACTTCATGATCTTACTAGAACAACGTTTAGACAATGTTGTTTATCGTTTAGGTCTTGCAACTACTCGTCGTCAAGCACGTCAATTAGTTAACCATGGTCATATCATGGTTGATGGCAAACGTGTTGATATCCCTTCATACCACGTTGCAGTTGGTCAAGTGATTTCAGTTCGTGAAAAATCACAAAACATCTCAACTGTAAAAGAAGCAGTTGAAGCAACTGTTGGACGTCCAGCATTCGTAAGCTTTGACGCTGAAAAATTAGAAGGTTCATTGACTCGTTTACCAGAACGTGACGAATTGTACCCAGAAATCGACGAAGCACTTGTCGTTGAATACTACAACCAAAGCCTATAA
- a CDS encoding formate/nitrite transporter family protein, which translates to MNPVSPLFEKIEASIEKKVDLIGNSYARYAVRALLASLFLTLGTAVAFSIAIKGEHIAHGFGKILYAFMFSWSLVMILYMNAELGTSNMLYMSVGVQRKRLKLGLAAKILFTCILFNLIGGVLFGFLISLTTPFQDLPMDNYMLESIAVKLTKPTTTILVEAMFANIVVNTAVLISMRMKDDAGKVLAIVFIIFIFAFLGYEHVIANFPAFTLAYFVSGGQMDAMTVGNVIHNLSFALIGNYVGGGLVIGLGYAWLNQSKSSYVD; encoded by the coding sequence ATGAACCCAGTATCACCGTTGTTTGAAAAGATTGAGGCATCAATCGAAAAGAAAGTTGATTTGATCGGAAATAGTTACGCCCGGTATGCCGTGCGTGCTTTATTAGCCAGTTTGTTCTTGACACTTGGAACTGCTGTTGCTTTTTCGATTGCGATCAAAGGTGAGCATATTGCTCATGGATTTGGAAAGATACTTTATGCGTTTATGTTTAGTTGGTCGTTAGTCATGATTTTATACATGAATGCTGAACTTGGTACCTCAAATATGCTTTATATGTCGGTCGGGGTCCAACGTAAGCGGTTAAAATTAGGTCTAGCTGCAAAAATTCTGTTTACTTGTATTTTATTTAACTTGATTGGTGGGGTATTATTTGGCTTTTTAATTTCCTTGACAACACCATTCCAAGATCTGCCCATGGATAATTATATGTTAGAGTCGATTGCAGTCAAATTGACGAAACCGACAACAACTATTTTGGTGGAGGCAATGTTTGCCAACATTGTAGTAAATACAGCGGTATTGATTAGTATGCGAATGAAAGATGATGCAGGGAAAGTCTTAGCGATTGTTTTCATTATTTTCATTTTTGCTTTTTTAGGCTATGAACACGTTATTGCCAACTTCCCGGCATTTACATTAGCTTATTTTGTTTCAGGTGGGCAGATGGATGCGATGACTGTTGGTAATGTGATCCACAATCTATCCTTTGCGTTGATTGGGAATTACGTTGGTGGTGGTTTAGTCATTGGTTTAGGTTATGCATGGTTGAATCAATCAAAATCATCCTATGTTGACTAG
- a CDS encoding DNA alkylation repair protein, whose translation METIVFPNNKEKAQQMEAYMKHHFRFAGVPKPERALLQKALLKESQKIPISDLLLLVKDYYMQEEREYQYLAIDLVQKNVKRLSFDNLVWLLELVSQKEWWDSIDSWQKAYSTWGKLHQEVEAVFKLFEGQEDFWLRRIAITLQLGFKEQTDVALLERAIDADRSTKEFFIQKAIGWALRDYSKTNPLWVKEQLTKELSKLATREASKYL comes from the coding sequence TTGGAGACAATTGTTTTCCCGAATAATAAAGAAAAAGCTCAGCAGATGGAAGCTTACATGAAGCATCATTTCCGATTTGCTGGAGTTCCTAAGCCAGAAAGAGCGTTACTACAAAAGGCTCTTTTAAAAGAAAGCCAGAAGATACCTATTTCAGACTTACTTTTATTAGTAAAAGATTATTATATGCAGGAAGAACGTGAGTATCAGTATTTAGCGATCGATTTAGTCCAAAAGAACGTCAAACGTCTTTCTTTTGATAACTTAGTATGGTTACTTGAGCTTGTCTCACAGAAGGAATGGTGGGACAGTATCGATTCTTGGCAAAAAGCCTACAGCACGTGGGGAAAACTTCACCAAGAAGTTGAGGCGGTTTTCAAATTATTTGAAGGTCAAGAAGACTTTTGGTTAAGACGAATTGCGATCACCTTGCAACTAGGGTTTAAAGAACAGACAGATGTCGCTCTACTCGAACGAGCGATTGATGCAGATCGTTCAACAAAGGAATTTTTTATTCAAAAGGCTATTGGTTGGGCGTTGCGGGACTATAGCAAAACAAATCCACTTTGGGTAAAAGAACAATTGACAAAAGAATTAAGCAAGCTTGCAACGAGAGAAGCAAGTAAGTATTTATAG
- a CDS encoding HAD family hydrolase — MTRKLIAFDIDGTLLDSNKQALDSTREALEKLRKDGHLVTIATGRSRFHAQEVIRDLAFSNYILCNGAAGFLDHEQVYKNLLDQEQLHKFIQEAQEKAIDTAFVSLDSIKRFSSNRIDMMEDAMHSFGAHLPELDEYFVEKQDVYQALAFFDHSYDQQFSAYDRIRFVRWHENSVDVVPHDGSKAVTIMNLANRVGIAPEDVISFGDGQNDREMLRMSGIGVAMGNAVPEVQAEAKMVTDTNDQDGIWKALKELALI; from the coding sequence ATGACACGCAAATTAATTGCTTTTGATATCGACGGCACGTTGTTAGATTCCAACAAACAGGCGTTGGATAGTACAAGGGAAGCCTTGGAAAAACTACGTAAAGATGGACATTTAGTGACGATTGCTACAGGGCGTAGTCGCTTTCACGCACAAGAAGTTATCCGTGATCTAGCATTTAGCAATTATATTCTATGTAACGGTGCAGCCGGATTTTTGGATCATGAACAAGTCTATAAAAATTTGCTGGATCAAGAACAATTACACAAATTTATTCAAGAAGCACAAGAAAAGGCTATTGATACCGCATTTGTTAGTTTAGATTCAATCAAACGCTTTTCATCTAATCGTATCGATATGATGGAAGATGCGATGCATTCATTTGGTGCACACTTACCAGAATTGGACGAATACTTTGTTGAAAAACAGGATGTGTATCAAGCGTTAGCTTTCTTTGATCACTCTTATGACCAACAATTCAGCGCTTACGATCGTATCCGTTTTGTTCGCTGGCACGAAAATAGTGTCGATGTGGTGCCACACGATGGTTCCAAAGCGGTAACGATCATGAACCTAGCCAATCGAGTAGGGATTGCGCCAGAAGACGTCATCAGTTTTGGTGACGGACAAAATGATCGCGAAATGCTTCGTATGTCTGGCATTGGGGTGGCAATGGGGAATGCCGTACCAGAAGTCCAAGCGGAAGCAAAAATGGTGACAGATACGAATGATCAAGATGGTATTTGGAAGGCATTGAAAGAGTTAGCTTTGATTTAG